A window of Maioricimonas rarisocia genomic DNA:
CGGGCAGCTCGGTCAGCTCCGATTTGCCCTCGGCCACCAGAGCCGACACGGTTTCCGACAGGTCCTCGATCGTGCGGGCGGCGTTCCGGTACGCGCGGACGCGAAACGCATTCGCTCCCTGGATTTCGAGCAGGTCGGCCAGTTCCTCGAAGACGCGGGCGACTTCAGCATTCTGCATCGGGGCAACTCATGGCGTGGGAGGGGGACGGATTCCTCACGCACTATATCGCGCCGGCTGCAGCCTCAGAACGGAGCGGTCACGGACAGCGATCCAGATTCTCCCGGGGGCCTCCCGGTAACGGCAGCGGCTCTGTCGCGGAGCAGGCGTCGAGACCGTTCAGCGAGGTATCCCGCCGCAGACGCAGTTCCGGCCGTCGGGGCAATGTGCCATGTTCTTGCGCCGCAGGCGAGTGAGCATGGGTTACGCTGCGCTACCCCCCCTACTGCCTCATACCAGCACGCAGCGCCAACGAGTGTTCGGGCAGACAGGAATGTCTGCCCCACCTTCGCGCGGCAGGGTGGCCGTGGCTGGAGCGAGCCACGCGAGTGAAGCCACGGAGGGTGAGCATGCGTGACGCATCAGGATGGTGGGCTACGCTGCGCTAACCCGCCCTACGGCCTCATACCAGCACGCAGCGCCAGCGAGTGTTCAGGCAGACAGGAATGTCTGCCCCACCTTCGCGCGGCAGGGTGCCGTGGCTGGAGCGAGCCACGCGAGTGAAGCCACGGAGGGTGAGCATCCGTGACACATCGAGATGGTGGGCTACGCTGCGCTAACCCGCCCTACGGCCTCATGCCAGCACGCAGCGCCAGCGAGTGTCGGGCAGACAGGAATGTCTGCCCCACCTTCGCGCGGCAGCTTCCCCGGACATTCGCGGCATTTCCCTGCGGCTGCAAGTGGTGCGTCCGGCGCAACGCATGCGGACAAGTCGAAGTCCAGCCACCCACCACATTCGGCAAGGTGGGGCAGGCGTTGCTGGCTGCCTCGATGCTCACCAACCAGGAAACTCCTGAATTGCAGCAGAGTCGCCCGCCAGGCTGAAATCCGTGCTGTCTGTATGGTCTTCAGGCGCGGCGAAAGACTGGTCGACAACTCAGCCGAAGTACTCCGCCAAATCGGCCTTCGCCTTCGCGCGCTCTTCTGCGGCGGTGCCGAAGGCATGCGGAGCCGGGATCTCATGCGGGCCGTGCAGGCAGTGCGTCTCGGCAATGGGAACGAACAGTTCGCCCCAGCTCTTTTCATCGAGTTCGGCCGACTCGTCGTCGGCGGCGATGACGGGTTCGGAGACGTCGACGTCTGCCGTCTCAAGCACGTCCTGTTCGAGGTCGCGACGCTGCATCTCGTCGAGGATCACGGCGTGCCAGGAAGGATCACGCTCCCCGGCGGCAACGTAGTTTTCGCGGGCCCACCGACGCAGACGCAGTTCTGCGGTCAGATCGATTACTTCGCTGGTGTTCTCCACCATGTCATGACCTCAAGCGACGAGACGGGAAAGAGCAACTGCTATCAGGAATCGTCCCGCCGGGGCCCTGTTCCGCACAGCAATTCGGTACGACATTCCGCGGCAAAGAGAACCACCGCCGAACGCACGCGCCGCAGCTATCACTGTCATCGGTCCTACGACGCACTCAGATCTCAGTACCGGCGTGAAGTGGCCCAGGCGGCATCGACCGGATGATCGGCCTATCCGGATCACAGCCACCTGAGCCGGTTGACGCTGCGAACTCTTCCCTCGCTTCGGCCCGTCGCTCAGTTCTGGTCGGCCGACCAGGAGGAGGGACGTTCGTCGGGAAGCCGTTCCCATTCCCGCCGCACGTGTCGCAGTCCGGCCGAGCAGAGCTCGAAATGGTCGCTCAGCCGACGCAGCACATGGGCTTCCTGCCGGTACGGCTCTTCGTCAAAGGTGCTCGCAATGTAGTACGAACGTTTTCCCTGTTCGCGGTAGTCGATCGCCGAATCCTTCCGCTCCCAATGCTTCAGACGCTTGAGCGCTTCGGGATACACGCCGGTCCAGAAGAGTGTGAAATCGCCGATGTGACGATGGATTTCGCGGCGAGGGTTTGCCTGACGCTGTTCGGCTTCGAGCAGCATGTCGGCCACTTCTTCGAGTCGGCGGCCTTCGATATCACGGGGACTGAAGATCGACTCCATCCGCACGAATCGGACCAGCAGTTCCGCCAGGTAGTCAACCAGGGGCGGATCTGCGACTCCCAGCTCCACCTGAAACGTGTGCTCGGTCATTGCGGCGAACAGACGTTTCAACTGGTCGGCACCGGAAACCACACGCGTCATGGGCGGCTCCTTCTTCTCTCGCTGCCTCTGGACGTTGACGGCACTTCAACGTTCCGCGATTGAGGATACCTCAACTCTTAACCGTCAGCGTCCCGTTCACCAAGATCAGTTCTTCGCGGTCCCGAAGGGCTGAATCGGGCAGTTTCAATCTTCGGTCGACGCCTGTGCACCGTCAAGATGATCCCCGGGCGGCCCCGGGATTCGCCCGGCGGAGAAACGCCTCAAATCACCTTCTCCCAACGAGTTCGAAGTTGGTCCCTGATCACGAACAGCCAGCCGTCCATTCATCTCGACAAAGGCGGGACCATTCGCGAAAGTGCCCGCATGAAGATCACCTTCCTCGGTGCGGCCGGTGAAGTGACCGGCAGCCAGCATCTGATTGAGACCCGGCACCGGCGGATTCTGCTGGACTGCGGGATGTTCCAGGGGCCCCGTGCCGCGTCGCGCCGCAAGAACGAAGAGCTTCGCTGCCGGCCGAAGGACCTCGACGGCGTCGTTCTCTCGCACGCCCATATCGATCATTGCGGGCGGGTTCCGATGCTGTACCGGGAGGGGTTCCGCGGGAACGTCTTCTGCACCGACGCGACCGCCGACATCGCGGAACTGATGCTGCTGGACTCGGCCCGCATTCAGCAGGAAGACGCGAAGTATCTGAGCCGCAAACTCAAGCCCGGTCACCCGCCCGTCGAGCCGCTCTACAGCGAACAGCACGTCGAACAGTTCTTCCGACACGTGCAGCCGCTGCTCTTCGATGAGTGGCATGAGCTGGCGGATGATGTCCGGCTGCGGTTCCACCCGGCCGGCCACATTCTCGGTTCGGCCATTTCCGAACTCGAGATCGAAGACGACGACGGTGACATCAAACGGATCGTCTTCACCGGCGACCTCGGCCGTCGCGACATGCCCCTGCTCGTCGATCCCTCCACCGTGCAGGGATGCGACGTGCTGATCACCGAAAGCACCTATGGCAGCCGTGTGCATCCCCCCACGTCGGACGTCAAAGAGCACCTTGCGGACATCATCGGAGAGACCGTGCGCCGTCACGGTCGGGTGATCATCCCGGCTTTCAGTCTGGGGCGAACACAGCAGATCGTGTACTTTCTCAACGAGCTGTTCAACGAGAACGTCCTGCCGCGGATTCCGATGTATGTCGACAGTCCTCTGGCGACGCGGCTCACGCGGATCTTCCGGCGTTACGATCACACGCTCGACGAAGACGTGCAGGTGACGCTCGAGGACGACGAAGACGTGTTCGGCTTCGAGACGCTCACCTATATCCGCACGCAGCAGGAGAGCATCGCGCTCAACAAGCAGGAAGGCCCGTTCGTCGTCATCTCGGCCAGCGGCATGTGCGAAAACGGCCGCGTCGTGCACCACCTCAAGCACGCAGTGGCCGACGAGCGAAACGCCATCCTGCTGATGGGATACCAGGCCCCCCATACCCTCGGCCGACAGATTGCCGAGCGACGGCCGTACGTGCGGATCTTCGACCGCGAGTTCCCCCTGCGGGCCCGTGTGGAACAGATCGAAGGCCTCTCCGCGCATGCGGACGTCAACGACTTCAAGTGGTGGTTTGAAGCGATGTCGGCTGACAGCCACATCGGTCAGGCGTTTCTGGTCCATGGTGAGCCGAAATCGGCCGAAGCGCTCGCCCAGATCCTGCGGGACCTGACCGACGAAGAACCGATCATCCCGGATCGAAACGAGACGTTCGAAGTGTAAGGCATCGGGCGCAACCTTCGCAGTTCGGCCGAACTCCCCGGACTTCACAGTTGTCCAGAGAGTGCCGGGGATCTCCGGAGGCCAGCGGGCGCGGTGCTCACATTGCGCCGCCGCACGCCGAATCGTCGTAAACAGTTTCCGAGACGCCTGTTCCATCCGCAGACAACAACTGTTTCCGTCGCACGGTTGGGGGCGTTTGTCGAGGGGCGGCAGCGCGTCGCCCGTGGAAATCGTGGCCGATGGACGGACGGCCGGGTAGAATGTGGACGGACGCACAGTGGCTGCCGGTGCCGGAACGGTCGGACGGCAGACGACGGAATTCTCCGTCGGGTGGCCCCTCCTCTTTCTCTTCCCGCCACAACCTCGACAGATCACCGAGAGACACAGAGCCGGTCGCTTCCCTAGCGAGACAGTGGCCGGCCGATTAGGCTTCGAAAACGAACGTCCGCCCGTATCCCCCCTTGGAGGATCAGAAATGGTGGCCGCGGTCCTGGATCGACCAACGCTGGTGCTCAATCGCAACTGGCAGCCCGTCGGCGTCGCCACAGTGGCACGCGTACTGGTCAAGGTCTGGAATGAGTCTGCCCGCATCGTCGATCCGGCGGATTACCAGCTCTATTCGTGGGACGACTGGACCCGTCTGGCGCCGGAGGACGGCGAACCGACCATCCGGACGACGCGGCATGCCTTCCGCGTGCCGGAAGTCATTGTCCTCTCGCACTACGACCGCATCCCGAAGCGGACGGTCGCCTTCTCGCGACGCAACGTCTTCAAGCGGGACCGGTACTCCTGTCAGTACTGCGGTCGTCGCCCCGGAAGCGAAGAGCTGACGATCGACCACGTGTTGCCGCGTGCCCAGGGGGGTACCTCGACGTGGGAAAACTGCGTCCTGGCCTGTGTCGACTGCAACGCCCGCAAGGCGAACCGGACTCCGGAACAGGCGCACATGCGGCTCCGCAAGAAGCCCGCACGGCCCAACTGGAAGCCGGTCTACGCCGCGTACGGCGTGACGGTCGACAGCTGGACCAAGTTCATCAGCGAGGCGTACTGGAACGTCCAGCTCGACGAGTAAGGGGCCGCGGTGTCTACGGTTTCGATTGACCTCTCGGGTCGTACCGCCGTCGTGACCGGCGGCACCAGCGGCATCGGTCTGGCAACCGCCTGCGCTCTTGCTCAGTCAGAGGCGCAGGTTTTTGTCGGTGATCTCGAGCTGCGTGATGACGCGACCGACAAGCTGGATTCACTCGGCATCCGTGCCGCGGTCTGCGACGTCCGCGATCTTGATCAGCTGCGGTCGCTCGTTGACGGCGCCGCTAATGATTCGGGCCGGCTCGACATTCTCGTCAATAACGCCGGCATCAATATGAGCGGCCAGATCGACAGCATCTCGGAAGAGGACTGGGACGCCTGCCTGGACACGAACCTCAAGGCGGTCTTCTTCGGCTGCAAGTTTGCCCTGCCCCATCTGCGTGCGGTCGGCGGCGGGTCGATCATCAACACCGCCAGCAACGCGGGTCTGCTTCCCCGCGCACATGATCCGGTCTACTCCACCAGCAAGCTGGCCCTCGTCGGCCTGACGAAAAGTCTGGCGCTCTGCCACGGGCCGGACCGCATCCGTGTGAACTGCGTCTGTCCCGGGCCGGTCGGCGACACCGAAATGATCAACCGCGATCTTCGGCAACATCACGACCCCGAAGAGGCGGCCAGGCAGTTCATTCAGGCCAGCCCGATCGCCCGTGCTTCCGACCGCATGATCCGCCCCGACGAAGTCGCTCAGGCCATTCTTTACCTCGCCAGCGACGCCGCCTGCATGGTGACCGGGACGGCGATCGCGATCGACGGCGGCAAGTCGCTGGGCGTCCCACCGCAGTAGCGGCAGTCGGACCGTTGCCGCCTCACAGGTTGCCTGTACTCACCGGCGGCTTTACGGCAATGCGGAACTCATCCGGGCGGTATGCGTTGTCGTCCCGGACCACCAGGTAGTTGCCGGTCCCGTAGAACTGCGTCGTGACGAACCGGGAATCCTCCGGCGGGACGAGGTAGATCTGGTATCGCCCCTCACGCAGGCGGGGAATGACGGCACCGTCATCACCGGTGACATAAGTGTGGAAGCCTCCGTCGCCTCCGTCCGGCCCGATCAGAACCGTCTGAACTTCGATCCCCGCGACGGGATCGAGCGTATCGGCCGCAACAATTCGCAGCGGAGCGAGCACGCTGTTCCGTTCCGATGTCCCCTGCTTCCACTCCGCCTGCACGATCTGACCACGTGCGGCCTCGCTGCCCTGATGCAACTCGCAGGAACTGGCACAGAGCATCACGGGCGCAAAACTGAGTACAAACATCCAAGCGCACGGCCGAGTCCCTCGGGCGGACGGCGTGAACGGCATGTGTCTCTCCATGGCGTCAGGTTGCCGGTTCTGCTGCGAATTGTGCCACATGCTCCCGCATGCAGCGCAAACAGGTTGCGGCAATCATACCGCCGAATGACGCCACACACATCCGGTCAGCAACAAGGGACCGCGGCTCCTTGACGCTCTGCTGTGATTCGGGTCTCATGCAGACGGTCCACTGCAGTCCCGCCAACGTGGAGCCTGCTGCGACTGCCACAACGCCGGCCTGATGCCCATCCTGCGGAGTCCCACCATGCGTCGCCTTCCCCTTCTTTCCGTCCTGTTCCTGCTCGCGATCACCAGTCGCGTCATCGCTGCCGAGAAGCCCAACTTCATCCTCTGCATGACGGATGACCAGGGCTGGGGAGACGTCGGCTACTACGGTCACGAGGAACTCAAGACGCCGGTGCTGGACGAGATGGCCGCTGTGGGACTTCGGTTCGACCGTTTCTACGCGGCCCATCCGGTCTGCTCGCCGACGCGGGGAAGCGTGATGACGGGCCGCAATCCCAACCGCTTTGCGTGTTTCTCCTGGGGACACACGCTGCGGCCGGAAGAAATCACCATTGCCGAAACACTCAAACGGGCCGGCTACGCGACCGGTCACTTCGGCAAGTGGCACCTGGGTTCGGTCCGCGCGGAGGATCCAGTCTCTCCCGGTCACAGTGGGTTCGACCAGTGGGTTTCCAGTCCCAACTTCTACGAGAACAGTCCGCTCTTCTCGAAGAACGGCCACGTCATCGAAACCGAAGGCGAAAGCTCCGAGGTGACCGTCGAGGCAGCGCTGGAATTCATCCGTCAGCAGAAAGAAAGCGATACGCCATTTCTCGCCGTGATCTGGTTCGGCAATCCGCATACGCCGCACGAGGCCGTCGACGAGCTGCAGGACCTGTACTCCGACTACGGCAAGGCAAAGCAGAACTACTACGGCGAGCTGACCGGCATCGACCAGGCGATGGGGCTGCTCCGCACTCAGCTTCGCGAGATGGAGTTGGCCGAAAACACGCTGCTCTGGTTCACGAGTGACAACGGTCCGCAGGGACGCAGCCCCGGCTCCTCCGGTGGACTCCGCGATGCCAAGGGATCGCTCTGGGAAGGAGGCATCCGGGTGCCGACGATTATCGAATGGCCGGCTCGCATTCCCCAGCCGCGAATTACGGACGTTCCGGCCAACACGTCAGACATCTATCCGACCCTGCTCGAGATTGCCGGCGTAACGATCGAGAACCAGCCGCCGCTCGACGGCCTCAGCCTCGTGTCGCTGCTCGACGGTCAAATGGAAAGCCGGCCGAAGCCGATGGGTTTCTGGAGGCACCCGACCGGCGGGATGCCGGTACGCAGCCGGGAGATCCTTTTGGCCATGCAGATGGAACAGGCCGGTGACGGACCGGCCGGCGAGCCACATCCGCGAACGCCGGTTTCCCGCATGGAGGAAGAGCATTCCCCGGATGACCTGCAGGGCCACGCCGCCTGGCTCGACGGCGACTGGAAGCTGCACAGGATTCCTGACAGGAAGAACGGCTTTCGCTACGAGCTGTACAACCTTGTGGAGGACGCCGCCGAGAAGACCGACGTTTCGGACCAGGAGCCGGAGCGTCTGGCCCGCATGAAGCAGGCCCTGGCAGAGTGGCAGGCGTCGGTGATCGCGAGTCTGAATGGTGAGGATTACTGATCAGGCCGTACGCGACGGGAACGCCGGTTTTCATCGCTCCTTAACACCGAAGCTTTCGGCTGGCATCGACAGTCGGTAGCCTCGGACACGTGTTAAGAAACCCGCGAACACTGCGAACGGGTCGCGTGTTCGATCGCCCGGGTTCCGCTTGTCCGATCTGCGATGCCGGTCCGAATCTCGTGGTTTCCGACGTGTCCTGCAGTTCCGATCTGCCGTCAGCCGACGCTGCACCAGGCGCCCGAGGAGATGCGACTCAATGCGGCACAGATGCCCCCCGTGCCTCAATCATCATCTGCGTCTACAACCGGGCCCGTCAGGTGCTCCCCTGCCTGGAGAGTCTGCTGGCCTCGACCTTCCACGACTTCGAGATCGTGCTGGTCGACGATGCATCGACGGACGAAACTCCGGCCGTGCTGGCCCGGTTCCGTGATGAACACCCTCGCGTCCCGATCACGATCGTTCGCAACGAAGAGAACCTGGGAGTGTGCGGCGCGCGTAATGCAGGCATCGATGCCGCTCGGGGTGATCTGGTGTTCTTCACCGATTCGGACTGCACCGTCGAACCGGACTGGCTGGAGCGGATGGTCGCGGCGTTCGACGATGACGCTCTCTCGGCGGTCGCAGGGACGGTGGTCGACCCGCCGCCCCGCAACTGGGCAGAGATGGCAAAATTCGGTGGCAGCCGCATCGGTCGCCATCGATGGCAGGGTCGACGACTGATCGGCGGAAACATGGGCTTTCGCCGCTGGATTGTGACGGAGCACCGGTTCGATCCGGAGATCCGCTACGGCTGCGACGAGGACGATCTGGCCCGCCGCCTCGCGGCAGCTGGGCATCGCTTCGGTTTCGCCCCGGAAGCGGTCGTCCACCATCATCATCCCTTCACGATCGGCAGCTATCTTCGCCTGGCGTGGAAGCAGGGCCAAGGGTCAGCCCACTTCTGGCGCAAGCACGGCGTTTTTCTCGGACGTGATCTGTGGTTCCTGCTGGCTGCGGTGCTGACGTTGCCGGCTGCATGGTTCGGTATGCCCGCCGCGCTGCTTCCGGCCGGATTCCTGGCAATCCAGTGCGCGGCGCTGCTGTACAACAGCCTGGCCTTCAAGTGGCAGCCGCTCGGCACCGCGCTGCTCGCCCTGCCCCTGCAGCTGGTGCACAGCGTGGTGAAGCTGGCGTCGGTGGTGTGGGCCTGGATCGTCCCCACGGACCGGGAACGCCGCAGTCGACCGGTCCCCTCTTCGGAGACAATAACGACGATGCCTTCGCTTGCCTCCCAATCGCGCGTCCGCCAGCCACCGGAATGGCTCCTCCGCTTCACGTCCCGACTGCCGGTGATCCGGACAGTGTATCGACAATGGATCGCCCTCAAGTGGCAAGTTGGACGACGTCGTTTTCCCGGTTCTGCCAGCTACTGGGAAGCGCGATACGCTCAGGGGCTCGACTCCGGCCCCGGTTCGTATGGACGCCTGGCGGAGTTCAAGGCGGAATTCATCAACGAGTTCGTCCGGGCTCACGACATCACGAGCGTTGTCGAATGGGGCTGTGGTGACGGTAGCCAGGCTTCATTGATCGAATGTCCGAAATACACCGGCATCGACATCGCACCGACCGTCATCGAACGGTGTCGTAAGAGATTCGAGGACGATTCCTCCCGCGAGTTCCACGTACGGTCACAGATGTCGCCGGGGCAGTTGGAACCGCATGAGCTGGCCCTCTCGCTCGACGTGATCTTTCATCTGATCGAAGATGACGTGTACGAACAGTATATGACGGAGCTCTTCGCATCAGCCAGCAGGTATGTCGTCGTTTACTCGACCAACGACGACAGTATTCCGGCACCGCCGCAGGCACGTCACCGACAGTTTACCGACTGGGTCGAGGCAAACGCGGCTGACTGGGAGCTGATCGACGTTCGCGGCAATCGTTACCCACATGACCCCGCCGCCTACACTTCGACGTCACGGTGCAGTTTCTATGCGTTTCGTCGACGGGAGGGCGCTGAGCCCGCCTGACGGGACGATCGCTTTCCACCGCCTGTGAGTTCCAGGCATCTCGCTGACCGACAAGACATCTTCGAACAGCAGTCCCCTGCAGTAGAACGTCCCATGTCCGCACAAGCGGTCGCCGCATCCCGGATGCCGAACTTCTTTATCGTGGGTGCTCCCAAAGCGGGAACCACGGCATTCCACACCTACCTGGCCAGCCATCCCGACGTGGTGATGTCCCGCTGGAAGGAGCCGAACTATTTTGCGGATGACCTGAGTGACCGGTATCGCGAAGTCCGTTCGCTGGAGCAGTATCAGGACCAGTTCGCGCACGCGGGCGGAAACGAAGCGATCGTCGGCGAATCGTCTGCGATGTACATGACGTCAGAAGTCGCGATCCCTCGCATCCGCGAGAGCGTGCCCGATGCACGCGTGCTGGTGCTTCTCCGAAATCCTCCAGACCTGGCTCATGCGTTTCACAATACGCTGGTTCTGAACAGGCAGGAAGACGTCCTCGACTTTCCGGCCGCCTGGCGGCTTCAGGACCGTCGCCGCAGGGGTCTCGCGATTCCCTCTTCATGCCTGGAACCGATGCAGCTGATGTATCGCGACATCGCGTCACTGGGGACGCAACTGCAGCGCGTCCTGAATCATTTTCCGCGCGAACAGGTGCACGTGGAGTTCTTCGAGGACTTCGCCGCCGATACCCCTGCCAGTTACGCGCGCGTCCAGGAGTTCCTCGAGCTTCCCCACATCGCTCCCGACACCTTTGCCCGCATGAATCCGAGTTCGGCCCCCCGTTCACGCCTTCTCCTGTCGTTGCTCGATCGCCAGCGGATTCCGCTCCCGCTGCGACGACTCGGCCGACGCGTCGGATTGGACAGGCTTCACTGGAAGCTGGTCCGCCTGAACCGCAAACGGCGTCGGCGTCCTGAGCTGCCGAACGACTTCCGCCGCGAACTGATCGAAGAGTTCGCGGACGAGGTACGACTTCTCGAGAAACTGACGCACCGCGACCTGAGCCACTGGCGGGCGTGCCCCCCGTCGGGTTGAACCGGTTTCCCTCTCACCCAGTCTCCCTGCATCCGAACACCACTCCCATGACCGGTCACCTGCGACAGCTGCTGTACGACTATCTGCCGATGCCGGCCCTCTCTATGGCTGTCGAGCTCTCGCGGCGTCTGAACGGCTCAGCACACCAGAAAGCCTGGTCGCGTATCGACGAGCAGCTCGGCTACCCGCGGAAGGTTTTGCAGGGTCCGTTTCGCGGTCTGGATCTCATCGACGCGGCGGCGGGAATGGGGCTGTTGCCGAAGGTTCTCGGAACGTACGAACGGGAAGTGTGGAGCTCTGTAGAATCGATTGTTGCCGCACGTCCCGACGGCGTGATCAACGTCGGGGCCGCCGACGGGTACTATGCAGTCGGCCTGGCACGGCGTCTGCCGGAGTCACAGATCGTCTGCTTTGAGTTGAATCGCTACGCACGGCATCTGCTCGAGCTCCAGGCCCGCAGAAACGATAACGCAGGTCGACTGACGATCCTGGGGCGGTGCGAACCTGAAGGACTCGCAAAATCGCTCGCCGACCTCCGCAGGCCGGCGGTCCTGTGCGACTGCGAGGGATTCGAGGAAGAGCTGCTGGATCCCGAACGCGTGCCAGGGCTGACGCGATGTCGTATTCTTGTGGAACTGCACAACTCCATCCGGCCGGACGTTGACGCGACGATCCGCGAGCGGTTCGCGGCGACTCATACGGTCTCGCACATCGAACCGGCAGAACGCTCCCGCAGTGACCTGCCTTCCGGCGTCGACCTTTCCGACGCGGACGTCGCTCTGGCACTCAACGAAGGACGGACCGACCCGACTGGCTGGTTCGACCTCGTCCCGGTGGCCGATGCCCCGCGTCCGGCGAGCTGAGGGCAACAAGCCATTGCTACGTCTCAGCTGCTTCTGGCCGAGACACCGCGAACCAGTGCTCGAGGTTGCGTCCCAGAAGCTCCGACAACAGCGAGATCTCGTCTCGGAAGTCCTCTGCGAGCCGCGAACGCAGCTCTGGTGTCACCTCGGGTCTGTGCGCGGCCCGCATGTTCATCATCCGCAGCTTCAGGTGGAGATGGTGCAGCCCGAAGCGGCGACCGACGCGGCGGACCGGTTCCGGAATCCAGTACCGATGGGTCAGGCGTGCCAGCAGCGAAGAGCGCGGCGCAAAACGCTCGTTGACTCGGGGAAAGTCGACGCGACCATCCGAGGGAAGCTGCAGGAACCGGAGCAGCTCTTCGTAGACAGCTCCGGGATCGTTCCGGAAGTCGTCAAATACGAGGACCTTCAACTGGTTCATCGGAAAGACACCCCGCGCCCGCTGAAGCTGAGTCCCAAGCGAAGCGATCTGCCGGTACTGCAGGACCAGGGGATCGCGGCAGAGTGGCGGCATCTTTCGCCCCGCGGCTCGCTCATCCTGGAGTTCCCAGGCACGCTCGAACCGCGGTTCGTTCTCGTCTCCCGCAAAGTACATTGTCGCGTGATACGCTGCGGCAATCTCGATCGGGTTTCTCACCATGACGACGATGCGAGCATCCTCCCGGAACTCGCGAATCCGTCGCAGGGCTGTTGTTGATGCCAGGTAGAGCACGGACGCTTCGCCGAGAACGGAGTGTTCCGGGCCGGCCTCCCGAAACAGCTGCAGATACGCGTCCCGTGTCCGGATCTCGCGGGCCCGATCCGAGAGGTCGTCACAGAAGAAATGCGGTTCCTTCACC
This region includes:
- a CDS encoding sulfotransferase family protein; the encoded protein is MNDSSTDAGPRRPNLFIAGAPKTGTTALHAYLSEHPNVFMSPVKEPHFFCDDLSDRAREIRTRDAYLQLFREAGPEHSVLGEASVLYLASTTALRRIREFREDARIVVMVRNPIEIAAAYHATMYFAGDENEPRFERAWELQDERAAGRKMPPLCRDPLVLQYRQIASLGTQLQRARGVFPMNQLKVLVFDDFRNDPGAVYEELLRFLQLPSDGRVDFPRVNERFAPRSSLLARLTHRYWIPEPVRRVGRRFGLHHLHLKLRMMNMRAAHRPEVTPELRSRLAEDFRDEISLLSELLGRNLEHWFAVSRPEAAET